From one Dama dama isolate Ldn47 chromosome 4, ASM3311817v1, whole genome shotgun sequence genomic stretch:
- the ZNF772 gene encoding zinc finger protein 772 isoform X2 produces the protein MAAAVLTDPAQGNVTFEDVFVSFSQEEWGLLDEAQRLLYREVMLENFALMASLGYTSSVSHGVSPQELGREPWVSDRAGTTPVLTREAQSSGAPGCWHGMEEDEIRFEQNISVKRASQGMIPKTIPSSQKAHPCETCGPILRDVLHMAKHQETRPGQKPYLCVACGKQLWFSANFTFHSQHNGEKPHRRDMHRALLVSSCPVQLSETPFTTGEGCEDFPTGSSVFQHHYPLSKWKPQSDTHRAEVFHSGQKHYECSECGKAFSRKDSLVQHQRVHTGERPYKCSECGKTFSRKPILAQHQRIHTGEMPYECGICGKVFNHSSNLIVHQRVHTGARPYKCSECGKAYSHKSTLVQHESIHTGERPYECSECGKYFGHKYRLIKHWSVHTGARPYECIACGKFFSQSSDLIAHQRVHNGEKPYVCSECGKAFSHKHVLIQHLRIHTGERPYKCSECGKAFRQRASLIRHWKVHAGERS, from the exons ATGGCGGCCGCCGTGCTGACGGACCCGGCGCAG GGAAATGTGACCTTTGAGGATGTGTTCGTGTCCTTCTCCCAGGAGGAGTGGGGGCTCCTTGATGAGGCTCAGAGGCTCCTGTACCGTGAAGTGATGCTGGAGAACTTTGCACTGATGGCCTCACTGG GATACACATCTTCCGTGTCCCATGGGGTTTCCCCACAGGAGCTGGGCAGGGAGCCCTGGGTCTCTGACCGGGCCGGCACGACTCCAGTCCTGACCAGAGAGGCTCAGAGTTCAGGTGCCCCTG GTTGTTGGCATGGAATGGAGGAGGATGAGATCCGTTTTGAGCAGAACATTTCTGTAAAAAGAGCATCTCAGGGCATGATTCCTAAGACGATTCCATCTTCCCAGAAGGCCCACCCCTGTGAGACATGTGGCCCGATCTTGAGAGATGTTCTGCATATGGCTAAGCATCAGGAAACACGTCCTGGGCAGAAACCATACCTGTGTGTGGCGTGTGGGAAACAGCTGTGGTTCAGTGCAAACTTCACCTTCCACAGTCAGCACAATGGAGAGAAACCCCACAGAAGGGACATGCACAGGGCCCTTCTTGTGAGCAGCTGCCCTGTCCAGTTGTCGGAGACACCCTTTACCACGGGGGAGGGTTGTGAGGATTTCCCAACCGGCTCAAGTGTGTTTCAGCACCATTACCCTCTTAGCAAGTGGAAGCCACAAAGTGACACCCACCGTGCAGAGGTGTTTCACAGTGGACAAAAGCATTATGAGTGCAGcgaatgtgggaaggccttcagCCGCAAAGACTCACTTGTTCAGCACCAGAGAGTCCACACTGGAGAGAGGCCTTACAAGTGCAGCGAATGTGGGAAAACCTTTAGCCGCAAACCCATACTCGCGCAGCACCAGAGGATCCACACTGGAGAGATGCCTTACGAGTGTGGCATATGTGGGAAAGTTTTTAATCATAGCTCTAATCTCATTGTACACCAGAGAGTCCACACTGGAGCACGGCCTTACAAGTGCAGCGAATGTGGGAAAGCCTACAGTCACAAATCCACACTTGTTCAGCATGAGAGTATCcacactggagaaaggccttatgaGTGCAGCGAATGTGGGAAATACTTCGGCCACAAATACAGACTCATTAAACACTGGAGTGTTCATACTGGGGCACGGCCTTATGAGTGCATTGCATGTGGGAAGTTTTTCAGCCAGAGCTCCGATCTTATTGCCCACCAGAGAGTTCACAATGGTGAGAAGCCGTATGTGTGCAGTGAGTGTGGAAAAGCCTTTAGCCACAAACATGTGCTTATCCAGCACCTTAGAATCCACACTGGAGAAAGGCCGTATAAATGCAGTgagtgtgggaaagccttcaggcaaagggcttccctcatcAGACATTGGAAGGTTCACGCTGGAGAAAGGTCTTAG
- the ZNF772 gene encoding zinc finger protein 772 isoform X1, with translation MAPGAGVSSELRSWGNVTFEDVFVSFSQEEWGLLDEAQRLLYREVMLENFALMASLGYTSSVSHGVSPQELGREPWVSDRAGTTPVLTREAQSSGAPGCWHGMEEDEIRFEQNISVKRASQGMIPKTIPSSQKAHPCETCGPILRDVLHMAKHQETRPGQKPYLCVACGKQLWFSANFTFHSQHNGEKPHRRDMHRALLVSSCPVQLSETPFTTGEGCEDFPTGSSVFQHHYPLSKWKPQSDTHRAEVFHSGQKHYECSECGKAFSRKDSLVQHQRVHTGERPYKCSECGKTFSRKPILAQHQRIHTGEMPYECGICGKVFNHSSNLIVHQRVHTGARPYKCSECGKAYSHKSTLVQHESIHTGERPYECSECGKYFGHKYRLIKHWSVHTGARPYECIACGKFFSQSSDLIAHQRVHNGEKPYVCSECGKAFSHKHVLIQHLRIHTGERPYKCSECGKAFRQRASLIRHWKVHAGERS, from the exons ATGGCACCTGGTGCTGGTGTTTCCTCTGAGTTGAGGAGCTGG GGAAATGTGACCTTTGAGGATGTGTTCGTGTCCTTCTCCCAGGAGGAGTGGGGGCTCCTTGATGAGGCTCAGAGGCTCCTGTACCGTGAAGTGATGCTGGAGAACTTTGCACTGATGGCCTCACTGG GATACACATCTTCCGTGTCCCATGGGGTTTCCCCACAGGAGCTGGGCAGGGAGCCCTGGGTCTCTGACCGGGCCGGCACGACTCCAGTCCTGACCAGAGAGGCTCAGAGTTCAGGTGCCCCTG GTTGTTGGCATGGAATGGAGGAGGATGAGATCCGTTTTGAGCAGAACATTTCTGTAAAAAGAGCATCTCAGGGCATGATTCCTAAGACGATTCCATCTTCCCAGAAGGCCCACCCCTGTGAGACATGTGGCCCGATCTTGAGAGATGTTCTGCATATGGCTAAGCATCAGGAAACACGTCCTGGGCAGAAACCATACCTGTGTGTGGCGTGTGGGAAACAGCTGTGGTTCAGTGCAAACTTCACCTTCCACAGTCAGCACAATGGAGAGAAACCCCACAGAAGGGACATGCACAGGGCCCTTCTTGTGAGCAGCTGCCCTGTCCAGTTGTCGGAGACACCCTTTACCACGGGGGAGGGTTGTGAGGATTTCCCAACCGGCTCAAGTGTGTTTCAGCACCATTACCCTCTTAGCAAGTGGAAGCCACAAAGTGACACCCACCGTGCAGAGGTGTTTCACAGTGGACAAAAGCATTATGAGTGCAGcgaatgtgggaaggccttcagCCGCAAAGACTCACTTGTTCAGCACCAGAGAGTCCACACTGGAGAGAGGCCTTACAAGTGCAGCGAATGTGGGAAAACCTTTAGCCGCAAACCCATACTCGCGCAGCACCAGAGGATCCACACTGGAGAGATGCCTTACGAGTGTGGCATATGTGGGAAAGTTTTTAATCATAGCTCTAATCTCATTGTACACCAGAGAGTCCACACTGGAGCACGGCCTTACAAGTGCAGCGAATGTGGGAAAGCCTACAGTCACAAATCCACACTTGTTCAGCATGAGAGTATCcacactggagaaaggccttatgaGTGCAGCGAATGTGGGAAATACTTCGGCCACAAATACAGACTCATTAAACACTGGAGTGTTCATACTGGGGCACGGCCTTATGAGTGCATTGCATGTGGGAAGTTTTTCAGCCAGAGCTCCGATCTTATTGCCCACCAGAGAGTTCACAATGGTGAGAAGCCGTATGTGTGCAGTGAGTGTGGAAAAGCCTTTAGCCACAAACATGTGCTTATCCAGCACCTTAGAATCCACACTGGAGAAAGGCCGTATAAATGCAGTgagtgtgggaaagccttcaggcaaagggcttccctcatcAGACATTGGAAGGTTCACGCTGGAGAAAGGTCTTAG
- the ZNF772 gene encoding zinc finger protein 772 isoform X3: MAAAVLTDPAQEEWGLLDEAQRLLYREVMLENFALMASLGYTSSVSHGVSPQELGREPWVSDRAGTTPVLTREAQSSGAPGCWHGMEEDEIRFEQNISVKRASQGMIPKTIPSSQKAHPCETCGPILRDVLHMAKHQETRPGQKPYLCVACGKQLWFSANFTFHSQHNGEKPHRRDMHRALLVSSCPVQLSETPFTTGEGCEDFPTGSSVFQHHYPLSKWKPQSDTHRAEVFHSGQKHYECSECGKAFSRKDSLVQHQRVHTGERPYKCSECGKTFSRKPILAQHQRIHTGEMPYECGICGKVFNHSSNLIVHQRVHTGARPYKCSECGKAYSHKSTLVQHESIHTGERPYECSECGKYFGHKYRLIKHWSVHTGARPYECIACGKFFSQSSDLIAHQRVHNGEKPYVCSECGKAFSHKHVLIQHLRIHTGERPYKCSECGKAFRQRASLIRHWKVHAGERS; encoded by the exons ATGGCGGCCGCCGTGCTGACGGACCCGGCGCAG GAGGAGTGGGGGCTCCTTGATGAGGCTCAGAGGCTCCTGTACCGTGAAGTGATGCTGGAGAACTTTGCACTGATGGCCTCACTGG GATACACATCTTCCGTGTCCCATGGGGTTTCCCCACAGGAGCTGGGCAGGGAGCCCTGGGTCTCTGACCGGGCCGGCACGACTCCAGTCCTGACCAGAGAGGCTCAGAGTTCAGGTGCCCCTG GTTGTTGGCATGGAATGGAGGAGGATGAGATCCGTTTTGAGCAGAACATTTCTGTAAAAAGAGCATCTCAGGGCATGATTCCTAAGACGATTCCATCTTCCCAGAAGGCCCACCCCTGTGAGACATGTGGCCCGATCTTGAGAGATGTTCTGCATATGGCTAAGCATCAGGAAACACGTCCTGGGCAGAAACCATACCTGTGTGTGGCGTGTGGGAAACAGCTGTGGTTCAGTGCAAACTTCACCTTCCACAGTCAGCACAATGGAGAGAAACCCCACAGAAGGGACATGCACAGGGCCCTTCTTGTGAGCAGCTGCCCTGTCCAGTTGTCGGAGACACCCTTTACCACGGGGGAGGGTTGTGAGGATTTCCCAACCGGCTCAAGTGTGTTTCAGCACCATTACCCTCTTAGCAAGTGGAAGCCACAAAGTGACACCCACCGTGCAGAGGTGTTTCACAGTGGACAAAAGCATTATGAGTGCAGcgaatgtgggaaggccttcagCCGCAAAGACTCACTTGTTCAGCACCAGAGAGTCCACACTGGAGAGAGGCCTTACAAGTGCAGCGAATGTGGGAAAACCTTTAGCCGCAAACCCATACTCGCGCAGCACCAGAGGATCCACACTGGAGAGATGCCTTACGAGTGTGGCATATGTGGGAAAGTTTTTAATCATAGCTCTAATCTCATTGTACACCAGAGAGTCCACACTGGAGCACGGCCTTACAAGTGCAGCGAATGTGGGAAAGCCTACAGTCACAAATCCACACTTGTTCAGCATGAGAGTATCcacactggagaaaggccttatgaGTGCAGCGAATGTGGGAAATACTTCGGCCACAAATACAGACTCATTAAACACTGGAGTGTTCATACTGGGGCACGGCCTTATGAGTGCATTGCATGTGGGAAGTTTTTCAGCCAGAGCTCCGATCTTATTGCCCACCAGAGAGTTCACAATGGTGAGAAGCCGTATGTGTGCAGTGAGTGTGGAAAAGCCTTTAGCCACAAACATGTGCTTATCCAGCACCTTAGAATCCACACTGGAGAAAGGCCGTATAAATGCAGTgagtgtgggaaagccttcaggcaaagggcttccctcatcAGACATTGGAAGGTTCACGCTGGAGAAAGGTCTTAG
- the LOC133054972 gene encoding zinc finger protein 773-like isoform X1 — MPGARPGPQLLAPLRPQSPMAAAALTVPPEVAVAAEWLPDHEEGQVTFEDVAVYFSWEEWGLLDEAQRLLYHGVMLETFSLMASLGLTSFRTHDMTQLEQWEEPCVPAEGVSTTATPAGCWCGAEVDKVPSEQSGCVEVDRANLHQHQDLNSGEKPSTREEYEGSGKVSPGSSGLPKPQVAPSGGEPCRSTRSGEGVPPGKRHYRCGECGKAFGQKYLLVQHQRLHTGEKPYECSECGKLFSHKSNLFIHQIVHTGERPYGCSECGKSFSRNADLIQHRRVHTGEKPFKCSECGKAFRHNSTLVQHHRIHTGVRPYECSECGKFFSFNSSLMKHQRVHTGERPYKCSECGKFYSHKSSLINHWRVHTGERPYECSECGKFFSQSSSLVQHRKVHTGEKPFKCNECGRFFSENSSLVKHQRVHTGARPYGCRECGKFFRHSSSLVKHRRIHTGEMPYECSSCGKSFSQRFNLIQHQKVHSGEKSCKVQM; from the exons atgcctggggcCCGACCTGGTCCACAGCTCCTGGCCCCGCTCCGCCCACAGAGTCCGATGGCAGCGGCCGCTCTGACAGTCCCGCCTGAG GTTGCTGTGGCTGCAGAGTGGCTTCCAGACCATGAAGAG GGCCAAGTGACCTTTGAGGACGTGGCTGTCTACTTCTCCTGGGAGGAGTGGGGGCTCCTTGATGAGGCCCAGAGGCTCCTGTACCACGGGGTGATGCTGGAGACCTTCTCACTGATGGCGTCTCTCG GACTCACATCGTTCAGGACCCATGACATGACTCAGCTGGAGCAATGGGAGGAGCCCTGTGTGCCTGCCGAGGGAGTCTCAACCACAGCCACACCAGCAG GTTGTTGGTGTGGAGCAGAGGTTGACAAGGTACCTTCTGAGCAGAGTGGTTGTGTAGAAGTGGACAGAGCAAACCTTCACCAACACCAGGACTTGAACTCTGGAGAGAAACCCTCAACAAGAGAAGAGTATGAGGGGAGTGGGAAGGTCTCCCCAGGAAGCTCTGGTCTTCCCAAGCCTCAGGTGGCTCCTAGTGGAGGGGAGCCATGCAGGAGCACCAGAAGTGGGGAAGGCGTTCCCCCTGGAAAAAGGCATTACAGGTGTGGTGAGTGTGGGAAAGCCTTTGGTCAGAAATACTTACTTGTTCAGCACCAGAGACTACACACGGGAGAAAAGCCTTAtgaatgcagtgaatgtgggaaattattcagccataaatcCAACCTTTTTATACACCAAATAGTTCACACTGGTGAAAGGCCTTATGGGTGTAGTGAATGTGGAAAATCCTTTAGCCGCAATGCTGACCTCATTCAACACCGGAGAGTCCATACTGGAGAAAAGCCTTTTAAATGCAGtgaatgtggaaaagccttcagGCACAATTCCACACTTGTTCAGCATCACAGAATCCACACTGGAGTAAGGCCCTatgagtgcagtgaatgtgggaagtTCTTTAGCTTTAACTCAAGCCTCATGAAGCATCagagagttcacactggagaaagacCTTATAAGTGCAGCGAATGTGGGAAATTCTACAGCCACAAGTCAAGCCTTATTAATCACTGGcgagttcacactggagaaaggccttatgaATGCAGCGAATGTGGGAAATTTTTTAGCCAAAGCTCCAGCCTTGTGCAACACCGAAaagttcacactggagaaaagccttTTAAGTGCAATGAATGTGGAAGATTCTTTAGTGAGAATTCTAGCCTTGTTAAACACCAGAGAGTTCACACTGGAGCAAGACCTTATGGGTGCAGGGAATGTGGGAAATTTTTCCGCCACAGCTCCAGCCTTGTTAAGCATCGGAGGATTCACACTGGAGAAATGCCTTATGAGTGCAGCAGTTGTGGGAAGTCATTTAGCCAGCGTTTCAACCTTATACAGCACCAGAAAGTTCACAGTGGAGAAAAGTCTTGCAAGGTTCAAATGTGA
- the LOC133054972 gene encoding zinc finger protein 773-like isoform X2: MLETFSLMASLGLTSFRTHDMTQLEQWEEPCVPAEGVSTTATPAGCWCGAEVDKVPSEQSGCVEVDRANLHQHQDLNSGEKPSTREEYEGSGKVSPGSSGLPKPQVAPSGGEPCRSTRSGEGVPPGKRHYRCGECGKAFGQKYLLVQHQRLHTGEKPYECSECGKLFSHKSNLFIHQIVHTGERPYGCSECGKSFSRNADLIQHRRVHTGEKPFKCSECGKAFRHNSTLVQHHRIHTGVRPYECSECGKFFSFNSSLMKHQRVHTGERPYKCSECGKFYSHKSSLINHWRVHTGERPYECSECGKFFSQSSSLVQHRKVHTGEKPFKCNECGRFFSENSSLVKHQRVHTGARPYGCRECGKFFRHSSSLVKHRRIHTGEMPYECSSCGKSFSQRFNLIQHQKVHSGEKSCKVQM; the protein is encoded by the exons ATGCTGGAGACCTTCTCACTGATGGCGTCTCTCG GACTCACATCGTTCAGGACCCATGACATGACTCAGCTGGAGCAATGGGAGGAGCCCTGTGTGCCTGCCGAGGGAGTCTCAACCACAGCCACACCAGCAG GTTGTTGGTGTGGAGCAGAGGTTGACAAGGTACCTTCTGAGCAGAGTGGTTGTGTAGAAGTGGACAGAGCAAACCTTCACCAACACCAGGACTTGAACTCTGGAGAGAAACCCTCAACAAGAGAAGAGTATGAGGGGAGTGGGAAGGTCTCCCCAGGAAGCTCTGGTCTTCCCAAGCCTCAGGTGGCTCCTAGTGGAGGGGAGCCATGCAGGAGCACCAGAAGTGGGGAAGGCGTTCCCCCTGGAAAAAGGCATTACAGGTGTGGTGAGTGTGGGAAAGCCTTTGGTCAGAAATACTTACTTGTTCAGCACCAGAGACTACACACGGGAGAAAAGCCTTAtgaatgcagtgaatgtgggaaattattcagccataaatcCAACCTTTTTATACACCAAATAGTTCACACTGGTGAAAGGCCTTATGGGTGTAGTGAATGTGGAAAATCCTTTAGCCGCAATGCTGACCTCATTCAACACCGGAGAGTCCATACTGGAGAAAAGCCTTTTAAATGCAGtgaatgtggaaaagccttcagGCACAATTCCACACTTGTTCAGCATCACAGAATCCACACTGGAGTAAGGCCCTatgagtgcagtgaatgtgggaagtTCTTTAGCTTTAACTCAAGCCTCATGAAGCATCagagagttcacactggagaaagacCTTATAAGTGCAGCGAATGTGGGAAATTCTACAGCCACAAGTCAAGCCTTATTAATCACTGGcgagttcacactggagaaaggccttatgaATGCAGCGAATGTGGGAAATTTTTTAGCCAAAGCTCCAGCCTTGTGCAACACCGAAaagttcacactggagaaaagccttTTAAGTGCAATGAATGTGGAAGATTCTTTAGTGAGAATTCTAGCCTTGTTAAACACCAGAGAGTTCACACTGGAGCAAGACCTTATGGGTGCAGGGAATGTGGGAAATTTTTCCGCCACAGCTCCAGCCTTGTTAAGCATCGGAGGATTCACACTGGAGAAATGCCTTATGAGTGCAGCAGTTGTGGGAAGTCATTTAGCCAGCGTTTCAACCTTATACAGCACCAGAAAGTTCACAGTGGAGAAAAGTCTTGCAAGGTTCAAATGTGA